A region of the Echeneis naucrates chromosome 22, fEcheNa1.1, whole genome shotgun sequence genome:
TAAACTAAATACAAATGTTTGTCACTTGCCTGTCtgctccaaaaaacaaaaacaaaacaacaacaaacaaacaaacatcttgaGTTTTGAGTTAAGGCTTGCAAGTTTTCGTACAACTGCTCCATCACCCAGTTAAGAAACGCTCACACAGAAACAATACATGGCaataaatgtgataaataaaatattttcaatggGGGAAAAGTACTGTAGACTCAGTACTTCAGTATTTACAGTAAATTTGTGGTAGCGAGATCACCGACTCCTTCAAGTGAAATTGAAGGATTAAGAAGATTAACCAGGagagttttatgttttgtcaaGTTTACAGAAAAGACTGCACAAGCAATTTTCAACACGCGGGGAGCTAATTGTGGAATTAGAGGAATTTTTGTACTGAGCTCATTTTGTGCTAGCAAAAACAAATAGTTATTGTAATTGATGGCATTCTTTAAACTTTAGTTAAATGGACTTTTTCTCCACACTCACGGGTGTGTGTTCTTTCCCCCAGGAGAGCTTTGGCACTCTGGAGTCTCTACTGTTTCTGTGTATGACAGTAATaatctgctgcctcagtgaaGGAGTTACGTTACTTGCTGCCTTAGGGCAAAATCATTTCTAAAACTCCTTGACCCCCTGGCTTTGTTGAACATTTCATCAAACATATTTCAGACCATCTGAGGTGAACAACAAGAAATCACAGTGAGTCTGTGTCTGTAAACACTCTGTAGGGCTGCCTTTATGCAGCTGGTTGTGTTCAGCATCAGTGCGTCTCAAAGCTGACTCAACAAAGCAtcatacttcttttttttttttttttttaaacactacAGCAGTCTGTGCACAATTGCAGAGTTCAGAGTTGTGCAGTACTTTGCTCCCTTTTAATGCAAGCCAAGCATACGTTTGTATTGTACAACAGAAATGTGCCCTCATACTGTCACAAagctacatttctttttttggtctgcaCAAAAGCACACTCCTGTCCAGCATGACTGCGTGTGTTTATGAATTCAGCATTTTTGTGGGTCAGCATGGTTTAAAGGCTTAAAGAAGTAGCTTGAACTTCTGCTGCGTGTGCTCCAAGGCAGGCGAGATAACTTTGTCTTGACATGATCATctctcctctgtgtgttgtcttaCGGGACTGTACGGTCTCCACCCTCATGTTTGCACCGTTAAATTACAGAGGGAGGTGTTCTCCACCATTGTTTCATGAATCCTACATTCATGCTTGTTTGTCATTGATCAGCCTGGATGTGGAAGTCATCACACTGCCGTGACATTACTCTAACAATAACAATAGTGTCTGCTGTGCCCCACTGAGCTGCTCCTCCTGTGGAGTGTTTACCTGAATATTCAGTCTTGCCAATCTCAGCATAGACAGTAGCCATGAGCTCCAGGCTTCTGGCTGTAATTGGATGATCATTACCAAAGGCCCTCTGGTGGATCTTTGTAGCCTGAAAGGTGCAGAATATCACTTTAAAGCCTGTactaaaaatgtgtaaaatgattTAACAGTTTTAAGatgtggagaggaagaggagatgcaTACCTTACCACTGTATTCTAGGGCAAGGTGAGGTCTGAAACGAAAAGGAAAGTAATATGGCATCATTGAACAAAtgcacagtttttttgttttttttttgaggttctggggcaaaagaaaaacatttatatgtgaaaataaaagcagtttgttaaaaaatgGTTTACTCTGAATTATCAGATGGAACATATTTCTCAAAACATAGATACAGTAAATATTTGGAAAGATGTTAACAATGCCTGATCTTAATCAAGTGTAATGACCTGTGCTGTGAACTTTCAGAGATAAGGCCGCAGCTTGACTTGCACGCTATGACTGGATTGGAAGCACGCAGCAGGGCTGTGGACGATCTGGTGCTTTATGGAAAGCTTCTATTTTTGCCAACACTAGAATGCACCTGTCTATTGTCCAAGGTGAATTACAGACGCATGGTGTTTGCAGGCTGCTTTACTGACTCGTGCCCTTCCACCACACTTAGCGTTAAGCTCAGTGAACATGATGTGGCGCTCTGAGGATTTGCCAGCTGTTGTGCTCATATACGCTCCAGAAGAGTGGCCAAGGACCGTCATCACCCTAACACCCTCATGTGTGCCTATAGATGTAGAGCAAGCTCTGTTTAGTGTGACAGATGTCAGCTTCACCGTTCCAAAACCACACTTCCCTTAAATTAGTAATGGCCAGGTGTCAGTTTGCTCTACTTTAGAAGGTCCTTCTCAGGGGACATCTGATCTGCAAGACAGAAAAGCTTTTCACTGTCCCAAAGGACTTCCTATGATATCACTGTGAAAGATTCAGGAAGCAttaccacttcctgtttgcaggAAAGAAGGGCTGGGTCTGAAGCTTACAGTAGAAGGAATAAGAACTTTAACATCAGTATTCTACCACTGTCTTACTTATCTGCTAGATAACAACCAGAAtaagcacagacacactgaagtAGAACTATTGCATGCCCCTTCATGAGCTGCCCTCCACAGAGCAAACCATCCACCTTCTGTCACCCTCACCTGCACTCAGGTTAAATGACCTAGTCCCAGCAATgacaacagaggcagagaaaatggGTGCATGCTGCGGCCTAACAAAGTACCCCTGCAACAGGAGACACCAGATCCAGTTAAGATGTTCCTCCTGTAACACTCATGGAGAGTGTGGTGTCTCTTTTCGCCACATCTGAGGGGAAATTTAACtctggctcaaaaaaaaaaaaaaaaaaaacccaaaaaaacaaaaaccttgtAGCTGGAATTGATCTAGTTGAAAAACAAATCCCAGAAAGACAAATATGCCAGTGGacacaaactttatttttctgtctcatttgtgATAGGATGGGAGCTCTATTGATTATAATAGATAGTGCTTTTAAATGTGTAACCCCAGCAAGACAGCTCCTTACTGTCAGTGATCTTtcattgaaatatttatctCAGAAAGATTTGACTGATTTGTGAACAAGGATTAGAATTTGACTTTATAAACCAGTGAGCAACTTATTCCTCAGTGCACACTGAACTGCTGATTGTGTATAAAACTGATAACAGGCACTTCATTGTTTGCTTTGGAACTCCTGATCCAGCACTGTATTAACTTCAGCTCTGACATTATCAAGGGGTCAAATAATATACTAACTGTATGCAAAACTGGCAATGAATCAGCCATAAAAGTGAATTTATGTAACAATACAGTGTCTCATGATGAGCCCACAGAGCATGTAACACCCCATTAACTTCACCATAACAGAAGCTACAGCAGGACACAGTTTTACCTACTGTTTGCTCATGATGCAGAGCTGAGCCAGCCGTTCGAGGTGCTGAGCCTGAGAGGCCTGCTCTGAAAGCTCCTCTGGGGTTGTCCATCCTGCAGAGCCCAGCGTAGCCTCCTCTTGAGGCcctgttacacaaacacagggcATGGAGTCACAGCAAGTCCGCCAGCAAACCACTCAGCCCGTCTAGCTTTCCCTCTCACCTCACTagtctttcctcttttctacCTCTGTGCTACTTCAAAGAGCCTGAAAAATAAAGCCCAGCTATCTGGCTATTAGCCTGTCTGGCTCTGCTGTGGACTTTAAGTCACTTTAACTAGATTGGAGCCAACTGACGACTGTAGACAAGAGAGCAGAGATAAGGGCAGCAGAGAGCTGATAAGGGAGTGAAACAACGCACTCACCACGCCCACTggaacactgacacacaccccacacacacagtgacgaATCCAAAACATACTGTATGCACTGTACACCCTGAGCACACATTACacaccacacatacaaaaacataagGGGAAACGGCTTCCAATCCATATGGAGAGAGAGATTACACATAAACAGCTTTAACAGTTGAAGACTTTTCTTTGCAGGACAGAAACCACAGAATGACAATTTTGCCATCAGTCAGTGGGGAAATACAGAGATGGATGCATTTGGAAACACAAtggggagaggaaggaagctTGTAAACTGAAGCTACAGCCCCTGGAGAAGTCTAGTATTCAATCTGAGTGAGTGCTGAATCAGGAGCCTTAGTATTCTATAGCAACACACAGCTCCTAATGAGATAGTGCAAAGTGTGGCCATTTGTCTTCTACTATGCCTGTCCCCGACCTCCTCTGCTGCGCCCACGCTACACTGCGCTGCtgtctcagcagcagacagagaggaagaggcagacGTCTGGAGAAGCGGTAGTATGTGATGAATGAGGGCCATTGCTCTGAATGCTCACTTAAGGCTCCAGCAGGTATTTTATAAAGAAAGGATTTAGGCAAAGCAGAAAGTCATATCACAGATTTTTGagatgtcagaaaaaaacattgtggcACATTGTACACATTATTTGCTGTTTGGTTTagagatatacacacacacgacaaaaaaacaaaagcaataataaaatgAGTATCACACCAACTGTTAAAGTAAATTACTTATCTTAAAGGCTACAATGTACATAGAATTATACTGTATATGCTCTTATTATGTCAGTGTACTTTCCTGCGCTCCCCTGAAGAGCCGTGAGCTCGATCAGTGCCACCTCGTAGAACATTTTCTCAGCCTGGATGAACTGAAGGGCTTTCCCATCTGTTTATATGGGTGAAGGATCAGTCTCAGTTGTCAAAGGGATTAGTCAATTGCTGAAGTTAAAAACAGCCTTGTTGCCCAGTTCAATCCTGTTTCTTCTCTTGAATGAGAGTGACCCCTCCGGGTGAACAGAATAGTATCAAGAGCAGATGGTTGAACTTGAAGTCTGGATTTTGCAACACAGATTTTAACGGCTGgtgtctgtctcactgttttTGAGATGTTGTCTGTTGGTtttatggggtttttttgtttcaatttgaGAAACTGAGGCAGAACAAGTTTGCTGAGTCTCACAATATGCTTGTATCTGATTACACATCACATTTTATATcctattctttgtttttaataccTGGCTTCGtcttttgtttttagattttgtaaAGCCTCCTTTTAATAGACCTGAATGCCGCATTTGTTTCCATGAAAAGACTATCTATTTAAAGCAATCTAAAATTAGAGCCTTCTCACTTTGTTAAAAGCATTCTGTGTATGTAGTGTCTGTTCCACTGTAAAATGACACCACTGATGCTTGTCAGGTGAATTTAAAGACCAATAGGACAGAGAATgcttaaaataaacacagtccTGTCTGTCTAAATGTCCTACTTAACACCAGGTCTCTCAAGGTCTCAAACACTATAAATTCCATTCTAGCAATTCCAGTTTTGATGACCAACCTGTTTTCCAATTTCTTTTCAATACTCTGACAAAGCTTCAATTTTTTGCTATGAGGTTGAAAAGATGGATGGCTGTTTTCCACTCTCAAAGAACAGTTAAGCTCTGCGctgaaaccacagcagctagtttctttcattttgacacCAGGAGAATAATGTCAGCACTCAACACTACTGAGGGAACAAAACAGACGAGCTGTGCATCCGCCAGGAAAACCAAGACATAGTTAAAATCTGTCTGTACGGTCCTCTACAAAAGGAAAGGACTGACGATGGTTGGAGACGACTGGATTTTGaaaagtggatgtacatctgaataatttaatgtaatgtaatgtaatttaatgtaCAGTACATTGAGAGATGGCATCGCAACCCATGAAAACcctgtgtttttaataaaaaaaaaaaaaaattaaatcagaacTTGATAACATTGTGTGTTAGCACAATGTGGTATTAATAGTTTGAACAAATCTTGAGAGAAATCAAAAGATGAATAGAAATAAATTGCAGGCGTCCCAGATCCTGGGAGTCACCTGGCAGTCAGCTGGCAGTCAGCTGGCAGTGGGAAATGAGGTGAGGGTGAGGCGGACCATCTGGGAGGGAGGATTACAGAAATGGACTTCATCAAAGGTCAGAGCTCTACTTCTGTCTACTATTCTTAGCCTGGCTGGACcccagcaacaacacaacaggatcCTCTCACAATACTCTCCAGGGAATTGGCTccattccacacacacacacaccactcatGACCAATTAAGCAGCAATTGGACTATACTCCAAAACTTGACAAGAATTTACATTAACATTGGCACCTTCAAAGGTACATCTGAACACACATGCTGCATAACTCTGCCTGGTGTGCACTAAAGTAACCTCATCAGGTCCAATTCAGGTCCAGCCTCCCCAGAGGAATCTGGGATTTCCTGTATTCATATTAACTTGGTGAAGTTTTCTTATTTACCACCTTGTGTATGTCTTTACCAATTTACGTATTTATTTCTTGCATATCCTTTGAAAATGTCTATGTAGGAGATGCACATTCTGATCATACCCTTTAATTCAGTTTACTTTGGAGAAGCAAACACTCAGCTGCCAAAAGAACTTTTGGCTTTGGACAAAGGTCACTTTGTTCGCTCTGCCAACTCTGATAGCAATACATCAAACCGTAATTGGTCATGACACAGCCCCTATCACATCATCTTCCTCGAACACTGGACTTTTGTCTGGACCAGGATGAACCCAGGTTACTCCTGCACCTTAAAATTCAACCTTAGTTTCTCATTGTGAATTTGTTTAGATCCGGAGACAACATGTAAGGAGGCGCTGTAAATGCTGTTCTTGGAGGAAACACTCTTTGGAACAGAAAAGTTCCCACATTGTGCTCCCAGTTTGAGCATGACccttcacctccctcctccAAGGACAATTTCACCACCCACAATCTCAGTGCTTCATAGAAACATGTCGTGGGAAATCAATTGTTGGAAAATACTCTGAATATTTAAACTCACAATAAACTGATTACAATATACATAACaaattttttctcttgtttgtgtatcaacagtactttttaaaactaatttctcattcttcctctgctctggtCTGCTCAACTGTGGAAGTTGTGCTTAAATTCTCATGGCTGGAATCTTACGCCGTAAGCAAATAAACATAACATGGTAACTCTACcgtacagaaaaacaaaacagttgacCCAACACGACGCCATTACTATTGATGATGTTATGTAATAAAGAGCTGTATGTCAGAAGATTTAACCCCGTCATGGTACATGACCCTCTTAAGCAGTCACCCTTTCAGTCTCAGAGGGGCAGACTCTGATGGCTAATGATGAAGCTCAAGCAAATTGACCTGTTTTGGAAAATGGACAGTGAGGGGGAGAGCCTTGCTGAGGTAGATAACCTGAGCTGGCAAGTGAAGTGTTGAAGTGTCTCAGTGACAGGGAGAGCAGCCATGGAGGTAATACATCCTGAAATGCAACACCTTTTCCATTATCTCTTGTGTATGTCCTATACTGCTGTAGTTTATAGAAGTAGTGAAGTGGCGATGCACAGGGTAGTCATCGCAGATACAGGTTAATTAgcgctctccctctctgttgtGCAGAGATAAGAGCCTATAATCCTCttaagagacagacacagcCCGAGCTACACACAAAACGTGTGGCATTCTGGGACAAATGTGTTATTATGAACTTGCCCAGAAACATCCACTCATCGCTCGCAGTTTACGCAGCTTTCTGTAACAGGTCTACATGCCTGATTGTGCTAGATTTTCTCCACTGACAATCCCCTGCTCATCCACCTGACAAAATATGAAGCTAGTTTTATAGTCAACTGCTTGTTAATGCTTATGGGATCGTGAATGTAAAACCCTTTCAGACGTGTTGGTTGTGACAGATTGTTTTTCGTTAGTAAAGGATACAATTCTTTTCAGTGATGAATAGCTCTGCAATCTGTAAAGCACAGAAGAACAAAAACGGAACATGATTAAGTATTAATTCACTTCCAACATCATTCCtctgtgagtgagagtgtgtgtctgtgtgatgtcatGGCCTATCAAAACAAGTAAATCTGGTCTCTCGAAGCACTGATGATCTGGTAAGCATCATGCCACACGTTCCAACTTTGTGGAGTAAAGGCTATTTTTTGACATTCCTTCTTGTGCTACTAAACAGAATTAAAATTATAGCCTTGCCTTTGTAGGGGGGCTTTGTGAATCTGTGTAATCTGCCGAGGCTTTGGCTTGACTACACTGTCAAAACATAGCCCACACTCAATGGGACAGACACTACATGAgaaaattttctattttttaaacaaaatgactAATTTAGCAGCATGCACAAGATTTTACTGTGATGGAAATGATCGGACAGCAGTGTGAACACTGGGGCACATGATTTGACATTGGTGTTACAGATATCAAGGTGGAATGTGTCCTGTGTGCTACACATGTTATCTGCACAGCTGTGCAAATGAGACAGCAGATTTTGGGCTATCTGTAAGAattatgtgcatgcatgttggCATGTGTGTGGAAGAaaggcgagagagagacagagagagagagagagagagagagagagagagagagaatgatatttgtgtgtgtgtgtgtgtgtgtgtccggtCCCCATTTAGCTCACCTGGTGTAGGCAGTTGGGCAGAGAAGTGAAGCTCTGCACATGTGTCAGTCCCAACAGGCAGCTGAGGAAGCAGTGGAGGGCGGCCTGGTATTCcccctgctgctggagctgctgtccCAGCTCAAACAGGCCCTCCCTCCCCCCGTTCAGCATCCCCAGTCCCAGCCACAGCCAGCACTGCCTCCCATCAGAGCTCCGGCAGCTGAGGACAAACGTTCCTCTCTTTGCCACTCTACTGAGGCACCATTGGCATAAAGAAACAGCCACACACGACGAagtgaaagattaaaaaaaaagaaagaaaaaaaaaaaaaagaaagaaaaaagatagcAGCAGCGgttcacataaacacagacagaacgATGTCAGAGGAGCAGCACAGCTTCCCCTCAGTCTCATCTGTGCACAGTAAGTCAAGGGCAGGTGGTAAAGACCAGGCAGAAGGAGCTCCGGCGACTCGCACAGAAAAGATCcattcccctccctctctccaggCTGCACcaggaaaggaggacagaggaagtcagagaatattttctgtttgagtGGCAGAGCTCTGGACCAATCCCTGCCATGCTCATAAACAGTAGCTCCACCACAGAGTCTGTAGCACATTGAGTCTCCCTCCAGTCCTCAAACATGTAGACTGGaaagatgtgtgttttgatgaCAGAAAGCAAATATAATGTACATATGTTGATTACATATTTCAACAAAGGTAGTATGAAAAAGGGTTTCAGTTTCATCCAGTGTTATtgaatgtgaagcagcagaaaggtttaGTCCATAAGGAATGCACTGGTGTATCTACAGTCAGAGAGAATCTGTTGAAGTCCTACTGCCCCACTTATGGTTAAGACCTGAGGACTGCACATGAAATATGCACCAACAAGCACACTAGACTAAATGCTGTGTGAGCATATTTCACattatgacagaaaaaaaccccaaaaaacaagaCTTTATGTAAAATCTGTGAACCAAACCAGAGAGCAGTGTCATTAGGAGAAACCACAGCACAgtatgagaaaaagaaaggactCCTCAGTGTCCACACAAGGACTACAAATATTTAGTCACAAGAAGAGTCTCCTGTGAGTGTCTGAGCTCTTCCCCTCACAGTGCGCCAGTAAATataaggaggagaagagggagagagagttgTGGCCACGGCACATGATCCACAGATGATCTACAGGATCATGAATGCATCCTGACTTGGAGAGCAACGCTTCTTTCCACCCCTGCCCCGTTTGGTCACAGACATTGTAGCTGAAGGAAATGAATGGGGTTACACAAAGCAAATGGGCAGAGTCAGTCTCCATTTATGTCCGATTCATCTAGCTAAGCAAGATGGGATTTTAATGGCTGTGAACGCCAGTGGATGGGGGATCCGAGAGCATTAAACTTGCACTGGCAGGTCACACTCAGGGAACTGTGAACGCTGCTCATTTCGGACTAACAGCATTGAGTACGACCAGGGGACTCGATTATGCTGATGCTGCCCACTTTATCCCCTCCATCCACAGAGATGGGAAACAGACGAGTGGTTGTGCTCACTTTACTGTGGTGTCAGTGGAGTTGGTTCAGAACGTCAGCAAATCTTCTGAGGACACATTCTGACTCCGCGTTAGCTCCTAATTGAAAAAGAGTGGGCTCCGTCTCCTCATTACAGGCCAGTCAAGctgaacagacacacatcagctgtgaGGAGGCAGCACTCGACCATCTTGCCGTCATGTCAACAAATCTCAGAACAACCATGCAACAATGGACTTAACCAAGCAGGACTGTAACCCTTTCAAGTTGAAAAGTGTTAATCATATCCAAAGTCTATTGGGATATTTGATATGACGACAACGCCATATAACTAGAATAACCCGAAATATTTGGTTACGATGGACGCACACTATTGTGAATATTAACTTCATACAGCTGATGCCACGTGCTTTTGCTACTGTAGCTATTCATTTAATCATTACATTACAACTAATAACCTGTGAACCACATATCTGTGATGACATATTGTGTTTCACAAGTAACATTTCTACAAGTCACATTAGGAAAGTGTGCATTGTAAATAACAAAATTCATTCAGCTGGCTTCAGTGGATCGGCTCGCTGTCATGGTTTACTGGAGCAGCAGAATGTTTAGTAAAacatttgctttgctttctaTAAGTGAAAaagtctgctgtgaaaaatccTCCGTTACAGTAGTCAGCATTGTAAATCAGACGTTTAAGATCCGTTTCACAGTGGTGAAGATTTGCATTTTACCAACAGCTGTCTGgtttataatttaaatatttagtcTGAAGGCTTGACTTATTTGACTTGCTGGCACCATAAAGCTTTAGATCATTTGCTCACGCACTCCTCCAGACACCTTTTTGTGCATATACTTGCAATCATTTTGACAAAGATATTGACTGATGTTCACTATTCAACATTGCAAGAATGGAAATCTACCTGTAATTGGAATATTGACTGCCTGTCTTGTGGAGTTGGTAGACAAATACATCAGTATGATCAGTAAACACTGTCCACTGCAAGTGTTCCCGGGGAAGCCAATACACAAGCCTAATGTAAATGAATGGTGAGCAGACCCTGCAACAGAATGCAGAGTAGAATGAGGCAGTGTCACAGATATAAATCCAACCTCAGCTGTTTATTGCAGTGCAGTGAACTTCAATATATTCAATTAGCGTGAATGTCTTCTGTAATCTATATTTACAGTGCTCTGTCATCAGTACATCTTGGGCCAACATGGATATCTCTGAATACCAGCATCAGTTAAGTACACAATTAGGTATGAAGTTACTGCAAAACTCTGgatgtcacattaactgtcattTTCCAGTTTAGAGAAAGTCTGACAACATGAATATTTGTGGCTCCTTCTCATTCTACCATAAGGTCATAAATCTTAGCTGTTTTTTTAGGATCATGCATTTTGCATTATCCAGCAGGTTTGCAAGGGAACATTGTTTCTCTTGTGTCCTTGTGTCATTTCACGACAAAGCGCATGGTCCTACATCAGCATGtactatttatattttctgcattGTGCACATACAGCCACTTCATGCAGTTTTGCTGTAGCCTAGAGGTCTTTGGTATGAAATGTTCTCCTCTTTCAGCTGCATAGCTCGCTCCAGTACACCAGCTACAACGATgtgaggagggggaaaaaaaaaaatcatgtattCTATTTGATATAAAGCAATGTTATGAGATCGCGTCAATATATTCTGATAAAGATTTcttttaacaaaaaacaaaaaaaaaacaaaacaccactgTTACAGACGGGAAACTCTGCCTTGTTGCTTCGCCATCCATACTGTGTGTCTGCATTCTGGATGTCCGAACCCCTCAAAACTCCTGCTAGTGCAGCTGCATCCCTTAAAGGTTCAGGCTCTGGGAGTTTAATATGCTTGGACGCAACACCCGCAGCTACTGAGAGGCAGCTTATGACCTTCATGTAATCAGCAGTAAATGCTGCCACCATCTGTCTCTTTTTACTCAATTATCTGAACCAGTGACTTTTACTGAACAGTGTCCAGGTAAACACAGTGATGCAAATCTCCCTGTTAAGACAATGGCACGTCAGTACATCATGCAACACACTCCATGACTTCTTCCTGGTCAGATCTCATTCCAGcaataaattttaaaatatacgCTTCTGTGCTAATCAAATCCTTTCACTATCAGTCACTATGGATTGTGTGCAGTTAGAGGTGTgaaggtgtcattatttcagtccTCATCACTGTTTTATTGTGAGTCGGTCACATGCAGCCTACACATCACGGAGCAGGACTCTCACTGTGGAGGTAGAGCTTTATTTAAAAGTGtcaaatttaatgaaaactGCCAATGAACTGTATTCATTGTGATCTATCTCTATTGCTGTGTGTCATAAGAAATCTATTTCAAATTATTGATTAAAGGGAATAAGCTATGCCACACCTCTGTTTTGCTGACTATCTTTTACTTTGCTCTGGCACCCCCCAATGGACAATCAATGGACAGTAAAAAGTCAGACACTTCACTAAATCTTTGCAGTAAACTGAATTAAATTGTATCtacattaacatttacattatacatacatatacacaccaATCAAGGGAATTATCACTTTTTAAACTGAGAATCTTTGTGTGATATGGTTAAGTACAAAAACCAATGACACGAGGAAAAGATCATGAAAAGCTGTACGCATAAAAAAATGAGTGATTGTTCAATAAATATAGGACGCTATAAC
Encoded here:
- the c22h14orf180 gene encoding nutritionally-regulated adipose and cardiac enriched protein homolog isoform X2, with amino-acid sequence MLNGGREGLFELGQQLQQQGEYQAALHCFLSCLLGLTHVQSFTSLPNCLHQIAELFITEKNYGKALQFIQAEKMFYEVALIELTALQGSAGPQEEATLGSAGWTTPEELSEQASQAQHLERLAQLCIMSKQPHLALEYSGKATKIHQRAFGNDHPITARSLELMATVYAEIGKTEYSDSLGQCVSALSKRFAAAESIRDTVNCLPHSHREKHSEIRHRKDTHDQQEETPKPKVTNDKVPTSILKRPSPNYGSDTEPNHRRKGERRVRFREPETTVHGMQTMDG
- the c22h14orf180 gene encoding nutritionally-regulated adipose and cardiac enriched protein homolog isoform X1, translating into MLNGGREGLFELGQQLQQQGEYQAALHCFLSCLLGLTHVQSFTSLPNCLHQIAELFITEKNYGKALQFIQAEKMFYEVALIELTALQGSAGPQEEATLGSAGWTTPEELSEQASQAQHLERLAQLCIMSKQPHLALEYSGKATKIHQRAFGNDHPITARSLELMATVYAEIGKTEYSDSLGQCVSALSKRFAAAESIRDTVNCLPHSHREKHSEIRHRKDTHDQQEETPKPKVTNDKVPTSILKRPSPNYGSDTEPNHRRKGERRVRFREPETTVHAYETTPSRPHLALFTCLFLLMSFLGLAMYCTDRRRPQRVCEELEAALAVYLLHMKQLLWGCWIWLTMQ